From a region of the Oncorhynchus keta strain PuntledgeMale-10-30-2019 chromosome 13, Oket_V2, whole genome shotgun sequence genome:
- the LOC118370804 gene encoding KICSTOR complex protein ITFG2-like isoform X2, with protein MDSSEQLKWSVQVDHQLFALQKLDITGDGREEVVACAWDGQTYIIDHNRMVVRFQFDENVNAFCAGQYTCKDGKNSPCLVYVSFNHKIYVYWRVELERMEPTHLLRVLEERPEFKARLEQLGVECFVWRIDRGVLYR; from the exons ATGGACAGTTCAGAGCAGTTGAAGTGGTCAGTGCAGGTGGATCACCAGCTTTTTGCTCTGCAGAAGCTGGACATCACA GGCGACggcagagaggaggtggtggCGTGTGCCTGGGATGGTCAGACCTACATCATCGACCACAACCGCATGGTGGTGCGCTTCCAGTTTGACGAGAACGTCAATGCTTTCTGTGCAG GTCAGTACACCTGTAAGGATGGCAAGAACAGCCCCTGTCTGGTGTACGTCAGCTTCAACCACAAGATCTATGTGTACTGGAGGGTGGAGCTGGAGCGCATGGAGCCCACCCATCTCCTTAGGGTCCTGGAGGAGAGGCCAGAGTTCAAGGCCCGGCTGGAGCAACTGGGAGTGG
- the LOC118370804 gene encoding KICSTOR complex protein ITFG2-like isoform X3 has translation MDSSEQLKWSVQVDHQLFALQKLDITGDGREEVVACAWDGQTYIIDHNRMVVRFQFDENVNAFCAGQYTCKDGKNSPCLVYVSFNHKIYVYWRVELERMEPTHLLRVLEERPEFKARLEQLGVAVFK, from the exons ATGGACAGTTCAGAGCAGTTGAAGTGGTCAGTGCAGGTGGATCACCAGCTTTTTGCTCTGCAGAAGCTGGACATCACA GGCGACggcagagaggaggtggtggCGTGTGCCTGGGATGGTCAGACCTACATCATCGACCACAACCGCATGGTGGTGCGCTTCCAGTTTGACGAGAACGTCAATGCTTTCTGTGCAG GTCAGTACACCTGTAAGGATGGCAAGAACAGCCCCTGTCTGGTGTACGTCAGCTTCAACCACAAGATCTATGTGTACTGGAGGGTGGAGCTGGAGCGCATGGAGCCCACCCATCTCCTTAGGGTCCTGGAGGAGAGGCCAGAGTTCAAGGCCCGGCTGGAGCAACTGGGAGTGG
- the LOC118370804 gene encoding KICSTOR complex protein ITFG2-like isoform X4 codes for MDSSEQLKWSVQVDHQLFALQKLDITGDGREEVVACAWDGQTYIIDHNRMVVRFQFDENVNAFCAGQYTCKDGKNSPCLVYVSFNHKIYVYWRVELERMEPTHLLRVLEERPEFKARLEQLGVVFK; via the exons ATGGACAGTTCAGAGCAGTTGAAGTGGTCAGTGCAGGTGGATCACCAGCTTTTTGCTCTGCAGAAGCTGGACATCACA GGCGACggcagagaggaggtggtggCGTGTGCCTGGGATGGTCAGACCTACATCATCGACCACAACCGCATGGTGGTGCGCTTCCAGTTTGACGAGAACGTCAATGCTTTCTGTGCAG GTCAGTACACCTGTAAGGATGGCAAGAACAGCCCCTGTCTGGTGTACGTCAGCTTCAACCACAAGATCTATGTGTACTGGAGGGTGGAGCTGGAGCGCATGGAGCCCACCCATCTCCTTAGGGTCCTGGAGGAGAGGCCAGAGTTCAAGGCCCGGCTGGAGCAACTGGGAGTGG